CTGACGTTCtttgctctttgtttcttttgtttctttcttctcctcatctcttctttcttttaatcgagaaggggaaggagatgtGGATCTATGTCGTCTTGGGGACCTGGAACGTCTTCTGTGTGGGGATCGAGACCGGCTTCTTCTCCGATCTCGCTCTCGGGACCGGGACCTTTCTCGGCGCCTGCGTTCTCTCTCTCGGGAGGTGGACCGGGACCGCCTACGCTCCCTCCGCGGGGACCGGCTGCGGCTGCGACCCATTCGGAGTCCTCCCCAACTTCACGCCGCCCCGGAAACCGGTTTTATGTTTTATACTGAGAAAATTTTCATGATGTAAGACAAATTTTGAAGATTTAAATGCAGAGCTGTATAGCAttgtaaaaaaatggaaaaaaagattaaaaagaaaataaaacaatattaatagtTAATTCAGTATTGTATAATAAGgtggatttatatttttatgagtatgtattagtttttttttttttggttgtgttgggtcttcgttgctgcgcgggtgggctttctctagttgcggtgagcgggggctactctttgttgcagtgcgcaggcttctcattgtggtggcttctcttgttgcagagcacgggctctaggtgtgcgggcgtcagtagttgcagcacgcgggctcagtagttgtggctcgcgggctctagagcacaggctcagtagttgtggcacacgggcttagtggctcgatggcatgtggggtcttcccagaccagggaccaaacctgtgtcccctgcattggcaggtggattctttttttttgttttgtttttaatctgacTTCAGCCAgatgtacttttatttatttaaaaaaaattttaaattaattaatttaatttatttattttgggttgcattgggtctttattgctgcgcacgggctttctctagttgtggtgagcgggggctactctttgttgcggtgcacggacttctcattgtcacggcttctcttgttgcggagcacgggctctaggcgtgcatgattcagtagttgtggcatgcaggctcagtagttgtggctcgcaggctctagagcacaggctcgtgcatgggcttagttgctctgtggcatgtaggatcttcccggaccacggctcgaacccgtgtcccctgcattggcaggcggtttcttaaccactctgccaccagggaagtcccctggcaggcagattcttaaccactgtgccaccagggaagtccctgtataagATTTATAATAGCAATATATTAACAATTATGCTAATCT
This region of Physeter macrocephalus isolate SW-GA chromosome 14, ASM283717v5, whole genome shotgun sequence genomic DNA includes:
- the LOC102982222 gene encoding LOW QUALITY PROTEIN: U4/U6.U5 small nuclear ribonucleoprotein 27 kDa protein-like (The sequence of the model RefSeq protein was modified relative to this genomic sequence to represent the inferred CDS: inserted 1 base in 1 codon), whose product is MGRSRSRSPRRERRRSRSTSRERERRRRERSRSRERDRRRSRSRSPHRRRSRSPRRHRSTSPSPSRLKERRDEEKKETKETKSKERQITEEDLEGKTEEEIEMMKLMGFAXFDSTKGKKVDGSVNAYAINVSQKRKYRQYMNRKGGFNRPLDFIA